In Methanothermobacter sp. K4, one genomic interval encodes:
- a CDS encoding desulfoferrodoxin, with amino-acid sequence MTERNQIFRCNVCGNIVEVLNPGVGQLVCCNQPMELLVARRTDVGPEKHVPVVERSGDGIRVKIGEVPHPMEESHHIQWVEVIAGEEVHRRDLRPGDRPEAEFPVDPDSEFMVRAYCNIHGLWY; translated from the coding sequence ATGACAGAGAGAAACCAGATATTCCGCTGCAACGTCTGCGGGAACATCGTGGAGGTACTCAACCCTGGTGTGGGTCAGCTCGTATGCTGCAACCAGCCAATGGAGCTCCTCGTTGCAAGAAGGACGGATGTTGGACCTGAAAAGCACGTACCCGTTGTTGAGAGGAGCGGCGATGGAATCAGGGTTAAAATTGGTGAGGTACCTCACCCAATGGAGGAGAGCCATCACATACAGTGGGTAGAGGTCATTGCAGGGGAGGAGGTCCACAGGAGGGACCTCAGACCAGGTGACAGGCCAGAGGCTGAATTCCCTGTTGACCCTGACTCAGAGTTCATGGTGAGGGCCTACTGCAATATCCATGGACTCTGGTACTGA
- a CDS encoding sodium:proton antiporter, with protein MEYVAFSVAVIILLGLLFSRVFNRIGIPGILGMLVLGMLIGPHGLNLISKSIMDVSPDLRVIALIIILLRAGFGINLESLRKVGMTAVKMSFIPDVVEGFAVMFAAHYILGLSLIEAGILGFVIAAVSPAVIVPQMLSFIERRMGTAKGIPTIILTGASVDDVVSITLFSVFLGMYQGQQVNFLVEALGVPISILTGIVAGLALGLALVYLFRKFEIRNTEKTLIILGAAILLKNAGDILSAHVPIAALVGVMVTGLVILERMPETGLKLSEKFNKVWIFAEILLFVLVGAAVDVKLIFQVGLLGLAVIILGLAARSMGVLLALRGSNLNVREKVFCIAAYIPKATVQAAVGAIPLAAGVAAGQTILAMAVLAILFTAPLGSVAVRITGERFLEVEGTP; from the coding sequence TTGGAGTATGTTGCATTCAGCGTAGCTGTTATTATCTTACTTGGTCTTCTGTTTAGCAGGGTATTCAACCGCATCGGGATACCGGGAATCCTGGGGATGCTTGTACTTGGCATGTTGATAGGCCCCCATGGACTGAACCTGATATCAAAAAGTATAATGGACGTTTCACCGGACCTCAGGGTCATAGCACTTATAATAATCCTCCTGAGGGCCGGGTTCGGTATAAACCTCGAAAGCCTCAGAAAGGTGGGCATGACCGCCGTTAAGATGAGCTTCATACCTGACGTCGTTGAGGGTTTCGCAGTAATGTTCGCAGCCCACTACATACTGGGCCTTTCACTCATCGAGGCAGGGATCCTTGGTTTTGTTATAGCCGCGGTTTCACCTGCGGTTATAGTCCCACAGATGCTATCCTTCATTGAGAGGAGGATGGGAACAGCCAAGGGTATACCCACCATTATACTGACAGGGGCCTCTGTGGATGACGTTGTTTCAATAACCCTCTTCTCGGTGTTCCTGGGAATGTATCAGGGACAGCAGGTTAACTTCCTTGTGGAGGCCCTCGGGGTCCCGATATCAATACTCACAGGTATAGTTGCGGGTCTTGCCCTTGGCCTTGCCCTTGTGTATCTCTTCAGGAAATTTGAGATAAGAAACACTGAGAAGACGCTCATCATCCTGGGCGCGGCAATACTCCTTAAGAATGCAGGGGATATACTCAGTGCCCATGTTCCTATAGCCGCACTTGTTGGTGTAATGGTAACTGGACTTGTTATACTTGAGAGGATGCCTGAAACAGGACTCAAGCTCTCTGAGAAATTCAACAAGGTATGGATATTTGCAGAGATACTGCTCTTTGTGCTTGTGGGGGCAGCGGTTGACGTTAAACTCATATTCCAGGTGGGGCTACTGGGACTAGCAGTGATAATCCTGGGTCTTGCAGCAAGGAGTATGGGCGTGCTCCTGGCACTCAGAGGCTCAAACCTTAATGTGAGGGAAAAGGTATTCTGCATAGCAGCATATATACCAAAAGCTACTGTCCAGGCAGCTGTGGGTGCAATACCCCTTGCCGCGGGGGTTGCAGCGGGTCAAACAATACTTGCAATGGCGGTGCTCGCCATACTCTTCACAGCACCTCTCGGGTCAGTGGCTGTTAGAATCACAGGCGAAAGGTTCCTGGAGGTTGAAGGGACCCCATGA
- a CDS encoding DUF2121 family protein yields MSLIITYISTRGCVIAGDKRRIAYFGDKSKREKLEEELYSGKIKSDDELHRRALELGVSIKVTDDTAKVRSLGDVVVGEISQKTPFETKRRRIYATTGAYQIIDLTGSRITSMEKGETAIIVFGNKVAKELTNRFLKKRWKTKTTLKEVENLFRELMDYVSSKTPSVGSKYDIFMKSPSLDKRSAHKLLSDTIVRDVRLLQKWRAKLKQEMLDRREEMKLASRILTEGEVGRIISQDGNHIEVKLSDDVEAYDTRWRRVAGPGENVLMRLPDDVPVSAGERVAVRNENLCVDGRNIKLECDVIICRTEE; encoded by the coding sequence ATGAGTCTCATCATAACATACATAAGTACCAGGGGATGCGTGATAGCAGGAGACAAACGCAGAATAGCCTACTTTGGGGATAAATCAAAGAGGGAGAAGCTTGAAGAGGAACTCTACAGTGGAAAGATAAAGAGCGACGATGAACTCCACAGGAGGGCTTTGGAGCTTGGTGTCAGTATAAAGGTCACAGATGACACAGCCAAGGTGAGAAGCCTTGGGGATGTGGTCGTTGGGGAGATAAGCCAGAAAACCCCCTTCGAGACAAAGAGGAGAAGGATATACGCAACAACAGGCGCCTATCAGATAATAGATCTCACGGGCTCAAGGATAACCAGCATGGAGAAGGGTGAAACTGCGATAATCGTCTTCGGGAATAAGGTGGCAAAGGAACTGACAAACAGGTTCCTTAAGAAAAGGTGGAAGACAAAGACGACCCTGAAGGAGGTTGAAAACCTTTTCAGGGAACTCATGGATTACGTTTCATCTAAAACCCCATCAGTTGGCAGTAAATATGATATCTTCATGAAGAGCCCCTCACTGGATAAGAGGAGCGCACATAAGCTTCTCAGCGATACGATAGTGAGGGACGTTCGGCTCCTCCAGAAGTGGAGGGCTAAACTTAAACAGGAAATGCTTGATCGAAGAGAGGAGATGAAACTGGCATCCAGAATACTCACAGAGGGGGAGGTTGGCCGTATAATCAGTCAGGACGGCAACCATATTGAGGTGAAACTTTCAGACGACGTTGAGGCCTACGACACCCGCTGGAGGCGTGTTGCAGGTCCCGGTGAGAATGTTCTCATGAGACTCCCGGATGATGTTCCGGTGTCTGCAGGTGAGAGGGTCGCTGTGAGGAACGAGAACCTCTGCGTGGACGGCAGGAACATAAAACTTGAGTGCGATGTCATAATCTGCCGCACTGAGGAATAG
- a CDS encoding MFS transporter: protein MNRATKFIIILGIVSLLADMTYEGARGITGPFMAFLGASAFMVGFAAGFGELSGYLIRFLSGYISDRTGRYWFITFAGYLINLIAVPLLAFAGNWQVAVLLIIIERVGKGLRTPPRDAILSYASSSMGHGTGFGIHEALDQIGAVAGPFIVFMVLALGGGFREGFLVLAVPAVMALSVLTAGYLLFPRPGELETSTRIDYTSFRGSYWVYMLAVCFIALGYADFPLVGYHLGVSGVLESSMIPVLYSLAMLTDAISALIFGRYFDRYGFRVMALAVLISMLYAPLAFLGGSLAAVTGAALWGVGMGAQESVMRAAVSRFSPPERRGSAYGTFNMVFGVAWFSGSLLMGYLYGVWIPAVVLFSIITQSAAIAVIAGIEKVEGKVP, encoded by the coding sequence ATGAACAGGGCAACTAAATTTATAATCATACTTGGAATTGTGAGTCTCCTTGCTGACATGACCTATGAGGGTGCCAGGGGAATAACAGGGCCATTCATGGCATTTCTCGGTGCCAGCGCATTCATGGTGGGATTTGCGGCAGGGTTCGGTGAACTCTCAGGGTACCTTATAAGGTTCCTTTCAGGTTACATCTCAGATAGAACAGGGAGGTACTGGTTCATAACATTTGCCGGCTACCTTATCAACCTGATCGCCGTGCCTCTACTTGCATTTGCAGGTAACTGGCAGGTGGCGGTTCTCCTGATAATAATTGAGAGGGTGGGTAAGGGTCTCAGAACACCACCCAGGGATGCTATTCTATCATATGCATCCTCCAGTATGGGTCATGGAACTGGATTTGGAATACATGAGGCTCTTGACCAGATTGGAGCTGTTGCAGGACCTTTTATAGTTTTTATGGTTCTGGCACTTGGCGGAGGCTTCAGGGAGGGTTTCCTGGTCCTTGCAGTTCCAGCGGTCATGGCACTCTCAGTTCTAACTGCAGGTTACCTGCTCTTCCCACGTCCAGGTGAACTTGAAACCTCAACGAGGATTGATTATACATCATTCAGGGGTTCCTACTGGGTTTACATGCTCGCTGTATGTTTTATAGCCCTCGGGTACGCTGATTTTCCACTTGTAGGTTACCACCTTGGAGTGAGTGGGGTTCTGGAATCCTCAATGATTCCTGTTCTCTATTCCCTTGCCATGCTTACAGATGCCATATCAGCGCTCATCTTTGGAAGGTACTTTGACAGGTATGGTTTCAGGGTTATGGCCCTCGCGGTGTTAATATCCATGCTCTATGCCCCCCTCGCCTTTCTTGGTGGCTCACTGGCAGCGGTTACTGGCGCAGCACTCTGGGGTGTGGGTATGGGTGCCCAGGAATCTGTTATGAGGGCAGCGGTTTCAAGGTTTTCTCCACCAGAGAGGAGGGGTTCAGCCTACGGGACTTTCAACATGGTGTTCGGGGTTGCCTGGTTTTCGGGAAGCCTCCTTATGGGTTACCTCTACGGTGTATGGATACCTGCAGTTGTTCTGTTTTCAATTATAACCCAGTCAGCCGCCATAGCTGTAATAGCTGGTATTGAAAAGGTGGAGGGGAAGGTTCCCTAG
- a CDS encoding prenyltransferase/squalene oxidase repeat-containing protein, with product MSGTSPIVEGIINFFDRRRHPSGGYTLYEGLPDSKNTYYAIKSLEVVDSLPDDIWRTLDWLEELHSRGSFAAQGLFYRCSLLADYGREFRVKQRFLDLLRRSYRKSKLEITYYMDSVLRLHGEYLEGVPEWVLSLQNDDGGFGRYGSDIINTHFAVEILEAHGVGFRRKDVLEFTDSCWGDGGWNFTPLSYPPYLETVYAGFRLNEILRGRKHEVGDFILKLRNPDGGFRRSLYMGISEPEYTYRAVYMLFNGVK from the coding sequence ATGTCAGGGACGTCACCCATAGTTGAGGGGATCATTAACTTTTTTGATAGGAGGAGACACCCATCAGGGGGTTACACACTTTATGAGGGACTTCCTGACTCGAAAAACACTTATTACGCCATAAAGTCCCTGGAGGTCGTTGATTCTCTTCCGGATGATATCTGGAGAACCCTTGACTGGCTTGAGGAACTGCACTCAAGGGGTAGCTTTGCTGCCCAGGGACTTTTCTACAGGTGCAGTTTGCTGGCTGATTATGGCAGGGAATTCAGGGTAAAGCAGAGATTTCTCGATCTTCTCAGAAGGTCCTACAGGAAATCAAAGCTTGAGATAACGTATTATATGGATTCGGTTCTCCGCCTTCATGGTGAATACCTTGAGGGGGTCCCTGAATGGGTTCTTTCGCTTCAGAACGATGATGGCGGCTTTGGAAGGTATGGTTCAGACATCATAAACACCCACTTCGCAGTTGAGATACTGGAGGCCCATGGCGTTGGTTTCAGGAGGAAGGATGTGCTTGAATTTACTGATTCCTGCTGGGGTGATGGGGGGTGGAACTTCACACCCCTATCCTATCCACCATACCTTGAGACGGTTTACGCAGGCTTCAGGCTCAATGAGATCCTCCGGGGCAGGAAACATGAGGTGGGTGACTTTATATTGAAATTGAGAAACCCAGATGGCGGATTCAGGAGGTCACTGTATATGGGTATATCTGAACCTGAGTACACCTACAGGGCGGTTTACATGCTGTTCAATGGGGTTAAGTGA
- the rbr gene encoding rubrerythrin — MKRTLENLTKAFIGESQARNRYTFYAKIAKKEGFEQISEIFLTTADNEREHAKWLFRLINELRKEAGDEPESLVVDAEAPLILGSTDENLIAAIAGEHYENSEMYPEFADVAEEEGYPEIAKRLRAIAEAEKHHEERYRKLLKLVETGKVYRKDEPVVWVCRKCGYVHEGTEPPEKCPSCDHPARYFQVKCEEY, encoded by the coding sequence ATGAAAAGGACCCTGGAGAACCTTACAAAGGCCTTCATTGGTGAAAGCCAGGCTAGGAACAGGTACACCTTCTATGCGAAAATTGCAAAGAAGGAGGGATTCGAGCAGATATCCGAGATATTCCTGACCACAGCAGATAATGAGAGGGAACATGCCAAGTGGCTCTTCCGCCTCATAAATGAACTCAGAAAGGAGGCCGGGGATGAACCTGAGTCCCTGGTGGTGGATGCTGAGGCCCCCCTGATACTTGGAAGTACCGATGAGAACCTGATAGCTGCCATTGCAGGTGAGCACTATGAGAACAGTGAAATGTACCCTGAATTTGCAGATGTTGCAGAGGAGGAGGGGTACCCTGAGATTGCCAAGAGGCTCAGGGCAATAGCAGAGGCTGAGAAACACCACGAGGAACGTTACAGAAAGCTGCTTAAACTTGTTGAAACAGGCAAGGTTTACAGGAAGGATGAACCTGTGGTCTGGGTCTGCAGGAAGTGTGGCTACGTCCATGAGGGTACAGAGCCACCAGAGAAGTGTCCATCATGTGACCACCCCGCCAGGTACTTCCAGGTGAAATGTGAGGAGTACTAG
- a CDS encoding VOC family protein, whose protein sequence is MKIKYITMIVEDMNESVRFYRDVMGFEVDSHYDLGDHGEITLLRGEGETMVELIRNPVNKQGLFSVGMDVDDLEVTLRELRARGAKVVMEPTPITVGKLAFIEDPNGVRIALIQHIDGD, encoded by the coding sequence ATGAAGATTAAATATATAACAATGATAGTTGAAGATATGAATGAATCCGTCCGATTTTACAGGGATGTCATGGGTTTTGAGGTGGATAGCCACTATGACCTCGGAGATCATGGTGAGATAACCCTCCTCAGGGGTGAGGGGGAAACCATGGTGGAACTCATAAGGAATCCCGTAAATAAACAGGGTTTATTCTCTGTTGGAATGGACGTTGATGACCTTGAAGTCACACTCAGGGAGCTGAGAGCCCGGGGGGCAAAGGTTGTAATGGAACCAACACCCATAACTGTGGGAAAACTTGCATTCATAGAGGACCCCAATGGGGTGAGGATAGCCCTTATTCAGCACATTGATGGGGACTGA
- a CDS encoding thioredoxin domain-containing protein, with the protein MKGKEFTNSLINEKSPYLLQHAHNPVNWYPWGDEAFQLARDEEKPIFLSIGYSTCHWCHVMARESFEDPEIAGILNENFVAVKVDREERPDIDAIYMKVCQMMTGTGGWPLTIIMTPEGEPFFAGTYFPPDDRGGVPGLKTILERVILLWKNDPEGIVKTAREVVSALKRSVTESSKLKPETVDAAYKYLRRSFDARNGGFGSYQKFPTPHNIYFLLRYHLRRGGDDALRMVNLTLRRMRYGGIYDQLGYGFHRYAVEPTWTVPHFEKMLYDQALILKAYLEAFQVSGDDLYKKTALEIVEYVLGNLQSPEGAFYSAEDAESEGVEGKYYLWRASEIREALGDDADVVMRYFNVLEDGNFAGDVRGENVLHISSPRRVAEEFNLRVDDLNGIIENARGVLLERRMERPAPALDDKILTDWNGLMVGALAACGRILDSDEALTAAERCLKFIMDNLHVDGELLHRYRDGDAGIDGKLDDYAFLIWGLLELYDATFREGYVEMALELSESVEDKFSAPEGGFYSTDDPRLIVRPRDATDGAIPSGNSVHMLNLLRLGGILEDDELTESARGVMRAFAGDVESAPAAHTFLLSNLEWAISGGRSLTVVCSGKPVIPVELRKKLIPDFTITVMPRDWPIAPLHLRDKRAPPEGCAYYLCDGSRCYSPLNDPMDVMEHLGVV; encoded by the coding sequence ATGAAAGGTAAAGAATTCACTAATTCTCTGATAAACGAGAAGAGTCCCTACCTGCTACAGCATGCCCACAACCCTGTTAACTGGTATCCATGGGGGGATGAGGCGTTTCAGCTGGCAAGGGATGAAGAAAAACCCATATTTCTATCCATAGGTTACTCAACATGTCACTGGTGCCATGTGATGGCAAGGGAATCCTTTGAGGATCCTGAAATCGCAGGAATACTCAATGAAAACTTTGTTGCTGTGAAGGTTGACAGGGAGGAGCGCCCTGACATTGACGCCATATACATGAAGGTCTGCCAGATGATGACCGGGACAGGTGGCTGGCCCCTCACAATCATCATGACACCTGAGGGGGAACCATTCTTTGCAGGAACCTACTTCCCGCCCGATGACCGTGGTGGTGTACCCGGCCTCAAAACAATCCTCGAAAGGGTGATTCTGCTCTGGAAGAATGACCCTGAGGGAATAGTAAAAACCGCCAGGGAGGTTGTAAGTGCCCTTAAAAGGTCTGTGACAGAATCATCCAAACTCAAACCTGAAACCGTGGATGCTGCATATAAATATCTAAGGAGGAGCTTCGATGCCAGGAACGGTGGCTTCGGCTCCTACCAGAAGTTCCCGACACCCCACAACATATACTTCCTCCTGAGGTATCATCTGAGGCGAGGGGGCGATGATGCCCTGCGGATGGTTAACCTTACACTGAGGAGGATGAGGTATGGGGGCATATATGACCAGCTGGGCTACGGATTCCACAGATACGCGGTTGAACCCACCTGGACCGTGCCGCACTTCGAGAAAATGCTCTATGATCAGGCGCTGATACTGAAAGCCTACCTGGAGGCCTTCCAGGTTAGCGGTGATGATCTCTACAAAAAAACCGCCCTCGAGATCGTTGAATATGTTCTTGGAAACCTCCAGTCCCCTGAAGGGGCTTTCTATTCAGCGGAGGATGCCGAGAGTGAGGGAGTTGAGGGTAAGTACTACCTGTGGAGGGCCTCTGAGATACGAGAGGCCCTGGGGGATGATGCTGACGTTGTGATGCGCTACTTCAACGTGCTTGAGGATGGAAACTTTGCAGGTGATGTCCGGGGGGAGAACGTACTCCACATCAGCTCCCCCAGGAGGGTTGCAGAGGAGTTCAACCTCAGGGTGGATGATCTCAATGGGATCATAGAAAATGCAAGGGGGGTCCTCCTTGAGAGGAGGATGGAGCGACCGGCCCCCGCCCTGGATGATAAGATATTAACGGACTGGAACGGCCTTATGGTTGGGGCCCTTGCAGCGTGCGGGAGGATCCTCGACAGTGACGAGGCCCTCACCGCCGCAGAGAGGTGCCTTAAATTCATCATGGACAATCTGCACGTGGATGGTGAGCTTCTTCACCGCTACCGTGACGGGGATGCCGGAATAGATGGGAAACTCGATGATTACGCATTTCTCATCTGGGGCCTCCTTGAGTTGTATGATGCAACCTTCAGGGAGGGTTACGTTGAGATGGCCCTTGAACTCTCAGAATCAGTTGAGGATAAATTCAGTGCCCCTGAAGGTGGATTCTATTCAACAGATGACCCCAGGCTAATAGTAAGACCCAGGGATGCTACTGATGGTGCTATCCCATCAGGAAACTCTGTGCATATGCTGAACCTCCTCAGGCTGGGTGGCATACTCGAGGATGATGAACTAACCGAATCTGCCAGGGGCGTGATGAGGGCCTTTGCCGGTGATGTTGAATCCGCGCCTGCAGCCCACACATTCCTCCTCTCCAATTTAGAGTGGGCCATCAGTGGCGGCAGGTCCCTCACTGTCGTCTGCAGTGGGAAACCCGTCATACCCGTGGAACTCAGGAAGAAACTGATACCTGACTTCACCATTACCGTTATGCCCCGTGACTGGCCCATTGCACCACTACACCTCAGGGATAAGAGGGCTCCGCCTGAGGGCTGCGCCTACTACCTCTGTGATGGCAGCAGATGTTACTCCCCACTGAATGATCCCATGGACGTCATGGAACACCTGGGGGTGGTCTAG
- a CDS encoding copper-translocating P-type ATPase has translation MEMHRHHEMEYRRRFIVCLILTIPVILLGELPTGTVLVSFEGSELAVLIISSIIFIYGGYPFLRGSLREISSRAPGMMTLIAVAITVAYIYSLGVLLGLEGMVFFVELVTLIDVMLLGHWIEMKSVRSASGAIERLARLIPKKAHLLVDGKVEDVDVATLKPGDIVLVRSAEKIPTDGTVIKGESHVNEALLTGESVPVRKSPGDRVIGGSINTGGSLTVEVGRVGDESFISQIIQLVGMAQEGRTRTQVLADRAAFWLTLVALTGGALTFTAWYALGMGAFFSLERSVTVMVTACPHALGLAIPLVIAVSTAISAGRGILIRNREAFENAMNPDVVVFDKTGTLTVGELGITDVISFDPEMDEGEILSYAAAVESASSHPIARGIVEAVDEVLPVENFAAIGGRGVMGHVNGSRVKVLSYSYTEELGLMVKDPRVDELMEQPKTTVFVTVNDELKGCIALADVIRPEAREAIRILRSRGIRCMMLTGDSQRVAEWVASELGIDEYQAELIPQEKYEVIGGLQDDGLRVAVVGDGVNDAPALAQADIGIAIGAGTDVAIESADVVLVRSNLLDVVDLMDLASATYSKMKENLIWATGYNVIALPLAAGVLYGQGLILTPAMGAILMSVSTVIVALNAKTFSFRGQRG, from the coding sequence ATGGAGATGCACCGGCACCATGAAATGGAATACAGGAGGAGATTCATTGTATGCCTCATCCTTACCATCCCTGTTATCCTGCTTGGTGAACTACCAACAGGAACTGTTCTGGTAAGCTTTGAGGGTAGCGAACTGGCTGTTCTGATCATATCATCCATAATATTCATCTATGGAGGCTACCCCTTCCTGAGGGGATCCCTGAGGGAGATCTCATCCAGGGCCCCCGGTATGATGACCCTCATCGCCGTGGCCATAACCGTGGCGTACATCTACAGCCTGGGGGTACTGCTGGGCCTTGAGGGTATGGTATTCTTCGTTGAACTCGTAACCCTTATTGACGTTATGCTCCTGGGGCACTGGATCGAGATGAAATCCGTCCGGAGCGCCTCAGGGGCCATTGAGAGACTTGCAAGGCTCATCCCCAAGAAGGCCCATCTCCTGGTCGACGGGAAGGTTGAGGATGTTGATGTGGCCACCCTCAAACCAGGTGACATTGTGCTTGTGAGATCAGCGGAGAAGATACCCACTGATGGAACCGTAATAAAGGGGGAGTCCCATGTAAATGAGGCGCTGCTCACAGGGGAGTCAGTGCCCGTCAGAAAATCCCCTGGTGACCGGGTTATTGGGGGTTCCATCAACACAGGGGGTTCCCTCACAGTGGAGGTGGGGCGTGTTGGTGATGAATCATTCATTTCACAGATAATACAGCTTGTGGGGATGGCCCAGGAGGGGAGGACCCGGACTCAGGTGCTGGCGGACAGGGCGGCATTCTGGTTAACACTTGTCGCCCTTACAGGAGGGGCCCTCACATTCACAGCATGGTACGCCCTTGGTATGGGGGCATTCTTCTCACTTGAAAGGTCGGTGACGGTGATGGTCACAGCCTGCCCCCATGCCCTGGGACTTGCAATACCCCTTGTGATAGCGGTATCCACCGCGATCTCAGCAGGGAGGGGTATACTCATAAGGAACCGGGAAGCCTTTGAGAACGCCATGAACCCTGATGTTGTTGTCTTTGACAAGACAGGAACACTGACGGTTGGTGAACTGGGAATAACCGATGTCATATCCTTTGACCCTGAAATGGATGAAGGGGAGATACTATCCTATGCTGCAGCCGTTGAGTCAGCCTCCAGTCACCCCATAGCCAGGGGAATAGTTGAGGCCGTGGATGAGGTGCTTCCTGTTGAGAATTTCGCGGCGATAGGTGGAAGGGGTGTCATGGGGCATGTGAACGGCTCAAGGGTGAAGGTGCTCAGCTACAGTTACACAGAGGAACTTGGACTCATGGTTAAGGACCCCCGGGTTGATGAACTCATGGAGCAACCTAAAACCACGGTCTTTGTAACTGTGAACGATGAACTAAAGGGCTGCATTGCCCTTGCAGATGTCATACGTCCAGAGGCCAGGGAGGCCATCAGGATACTCAGATCCCGTGGCATAAGGTGCATGATGTTAACCGGTGACAGCCAGAGGGTCGCCGAGTGGGTTGCCTCCGAACTTGGCATTGATGAATATCAGGCGGAACTCATCCCCCAGGAGAAATACGAGGTCATAGGGGGGCTGCAGGATGATGGCCTCAGGGTTGCAGTTGTGGGGGATGGTGTCAACGATGCCCCGGCCCTTGCACAGGCAGATATCGGAATAGCCATAGGTGCCGGGACCGACGTGGCTATTGAGAGTGCCGATGTGGTACTTGTGAGGAGCAACCTCCTGGATGTTGTTGACCTCATGGACCTTGCATCGGCCACCTACAGCAAGATGAAGGAGAACCTGATCTGGGCCACAGGTTACAATGTCATAGCTCTCCCCCTAGCGGCCGGGGTGCTTTATGGTCAGGGTCTTATCCTGACACCAGCCATGGGGGCCATACTCATGTCTGTAAGTACTGTCATAGTGGCCCTTAATGCCAAGACATTCAGCTTCAGGGGTCAGAGGGGTTAA